ATTCTTGGCTCTCCTGAAAGTTAAGAGAACTAAAAgccagagaaggctgagatCTGATGCTGGGCATTTGCATGAAGGAGTTGCTGATATTAAAGCAGATAAGGTTGTGTGGCAATGGAAACTTGCCACTTCCTTTGCTGTGAGCAGTTGCCATTGGCTGCCCCTGGCCAGACAAGATGTGTTGCTGCAGAAGTGATTAATCTGTGAGTGTGCTGGAGTTGCTAATTTGAGGAAAAGCCAAATATGAAACTAAGATTTGGTGGTATTTTGATGAAGCTTACAAGCTTCAGGGTGTCTTGCTGCTagatgaggagctgctgtgtgtgGGCAGGAAGCAGCCTGAAAGTTTTAGGAAGAGGCAGAGGGTAGAGAGGAAGTGTGTGATTACAGAAATCAGAGCTATTTGTGTTGTGCTGTTGTCACTGCTGTCCAGTGCCAGCTGCCCAGTGTTCACCACCCACATGGGAGCTTTCAGAGGGGCCTGGGAAGTGCTTCCAGGAGGTGGTTGCATGTACTGCAGAGACTGAGGACATCCTGAGACCAGAGGTGTGACCAGCTCTCGGGCAGGCTGGCTGCCCTCCTagcagtgtgctgctgcagtgctgtgtggcCCCAGGCTGGGGAACTCCTGGCAGTACAGCTGCTCCTTGTTTGATCCCTTCCTGCCTTGTCTTCCTGAAGCACCTGGGGTAGTTCCTGCTCAGCCCCACGGTGTGACCCAGGCACTTGTGGCAGGAGTTGCCACTTGGATGAGGTGTTTCTGTGCCAGATGTGAGCAggtgtttgaaaaaaattgctctTCCAAGGctgagggggtgtgtgtgtctgtccatcCTCAGTGTGGTCTTGTACAAACTGCTACTGCGTCTTCTCACTGCAGCCCTACCAGGGATTAATTAGACCTGAGCAATTGTCTGCACATCCTTTCAGATATGTTGGCTGTGTAAACAAGGCTGAGTTTCTGGGCACTGttctctgggtgctgctgctggttccagAGCTCCAGACTGGACAGAGCGGGTATCATGGTACCTCAtgagctgctgtggcagcatTTTCCTGATCCACTAGATGATTCCAAATGCAAACTCAGTAACATAATGTAGAGTGTGATGTCATGTCTGTCGTGGGCTTAGGGGTATGGCCTAACCCCCTGATGGGCAACTCTCACCTCCTAATGAAGGTGTGGAACTCTTTTCCACTCCATTTTGGAGGTGAGACAGAGGCACTTGTGCTTCTCACTCCCCTTGTGACTTGACCGAAGTGACAAGTTGGCTCCTGTCACATCTGCAGGTTATGTGTGTGTGGGTACAGCCTGTGTGAACTGAGAGCAGGGTGTACAGTGAAACAAGAAGTGGGGCAGCACGGGGGCTTGGAGCGGGCTCTGGAAGGGGAAGAATTGTTTGCTTTGCAGACTCCTGTATCAGCACTCATCTGTCTTAACCCATCTCTCTGCCATGCAGCATCTGAGTAGGGTTCTTGTGGCATACTCAAAGGAACAGAACCTCTGTGTGCATTTGGGTCAGCAGCTTGGCAGAAGTTCTTAAACTGGAGCAGTTGAGGTTAGAGGCTGACCTGAAGTTGCTTTTGGCTCTTGAGGGTGTGGTTGTGCTGTGGCTGCAAATAATCTGCTCGTgacagtggggttttttttcctaatgctgGATCCAGCCCAAATCCATGTTTGGGCCTTCCTGACTCCTGGCACTGGCATCTTCCTGTGAGCTTGAATTGCAGATTGTCCCACCCTCCTTGGATACAGCAGCACCCAGTGAGAAACAGGAACAAGAAAAAGTGCTTTGTTAATTCCTATAATGCACAGTTCTGTGCAGCTGAGAGTGCACTGGttcaaaggaagagaaaacgAGACACAGCTACGCAGGCTCATgccacagctgaaaaaaatcctagtCAAGCACAGCTCAATTTAGTAGCAGCACCCTCAACACAGATGTTGTGCATCAGATGCTCATTTGTGGTGAAAAACCCCATGATTAATGTGTGTTTTCTTACAAAACCCGATGGATGGTGATTAACTGACACATCAGCAGTGCTGAGGTGCTAGTAGCTGCTATTCTACAAAGCAATCCCAGCTTGGGTTTACATTGTCTATACAGTTAATACTGCAAATTCCACATCAAGCTGTTGAGTTAGAAAATTAACAGTGAAAGACACCTGTGGTTTGAAGCCTGCAGTGAAACATTAAGCTTGCAAGAAgagagaattattttcctgaaagatGTGCTGGAAAGCATTCAAATATCTAAAACTCACTGTTGCTCACTGCTTTGTGAAGAAGTACACAGCAACCAGCTGCTACAATGGCTGTTTATAACCACAGTATCTTGAAAATCAAACCTCCCTTTGCTTCCTGGGGAAGCAGATGTGTTATGAGTGGTGACTCTTGTGTGGAAGAGGTTGCTGCACTGAACTGCAGAAGTTcacccagagcagcctgggTAGCTCCACTGGAAGTTTTCAGCCCTACAGCAAATGCTTCCCCTGACTGCAGCTCAGTGTGATCTGATGCAGTTGTCACTCAGCTCTGTTACAAACTTTTCAGTTCCAATAGAAAACAGCACTTCATCTCTTAGACAAACAGGCACAGTCACAAGGAGATGCTTTTGCACAGTTTAATAGAGGTATCTCCTAAATGACACCATTTACATCACAGGTGAAAAATAAGGACTTTTAAATACACTTCTTTGGCTGGTACTCAATCAGCCTCTAAATTAGAGAGCTCTTACAAACATCAAACGAACTGTAGGACCCTCCCAGCAGAGAGACAATTAACAACAAGCTATCCTTGATAGCAACTTTCACATTTGCATagttaaacatttaaataattgaatCCATAAGTATTACAAACATGATAAATTACAAATAAGATCAAGGCCTTTCAGATGCTTGGACTTGATTTGTAAAGCAATCCTGTTTCAGGGAGGGAAAATCGAATCATAGGCTTATTTCAGGAGTTTCCCACTATCCCACACTCAAAAGTTTGGGACTTTTCAATTTGTGGTTGACTCTCACATGTTCTATGGTGACACTTAAAACTCTTCTCAGTCCTCCCGAAGGTAAGGGTCATCACCTGCCTCTGTGCTTCCTAGAACACCCTGTGGCAATGAAGATTCCTCTCCTTGAGCTTTTATGAGCTCTTCTGTTTGAGCTTCAGCTAACTTGGTCTCTGCCTTCTGGGACAGCTGTCTCACCTCTTGCACCTGGGATTTCACCAGCTGGATGTGGCTGCGGGCTGTGACTGAGGCTTGGTCTGCACCTGGAAAGGAACAAACACACTGGGTGAGAGGAGCACTCAGCAAACCTCCCATTAAGGAAGCGACTGTCTTTAATTATTGCCTGCTTTGAGAGGTGTTTTGAATGCTCTTGGGCTATGTTACTGCTAAATGCATGTACTGTTCATTTACCTTAAAAAACAATATCCCTACTTCAAAATTTTGTTTGCCCCCTTGAGTTGTTCCCACCCAAGAGGGTTGGCAGCAGCTTCTGATCAGAGCCATCAGCTTGGCTGCTCTGAGAACTAAGCCCAGCCCAGGTATCATGTCCCAGGATTTTTGgtccttgtcctgtcacctgCCAGCAGTGGGAATGTCTGTGGCACTGCTGAACTGGGaatccctcctcctcccataCTCCTTCTGTGCTTCCACAGATTGCATGTCTTTTTCAGGTACTGACAGAATTAGGGTGTTCCCTTCACTTTCCTCCCCTTCTCGACTCCAATAATTCTCCCTTTTTATCACAGGTCAGCCCAGTGTTTCAACACTGCATTTACAAATGACTAAACACTTCCCTCAAGTATTTTTTGGCATGGTTGGTCCTGGTCTAAACCACGTGAAGTTTCCAGGCCTTGTTCTCAGAAGGCTTCGACCAGACCTGTAGCCAACAGAAGAAGAATCTAAGTTCTCAGCACCTCTAAAAACCAGGTAGTAGCTGTAAACTGGTATGTTTGCTGAACTGGTAATTCTGTGCCTCTCTCAACTCCATTCCCATTCAGTAAATGCTGCCTAAATGTGAGGGGAAGGAAATGGATGAGCTTACCTGACTGAtaggcagcttctgctgccatCTCCGAGAGACGTAAGGCTGTCATCCAGCTGGATTCCAGCCGTAGGTATTCCTGCTGTTTTGCTGTCATCTAGGAGTAAAACAAAGTTATTTGTTAGCTTGATGTAACAGTATCTGAGTGCTCTTCCAACCAGGGCCTTTGTGACAAGGTGAGCAAGTCAGATGAGAACTTTCTGAGCAGTTTTAAGAGGCAGATTGCTGCCTGAAGGGAGACAACTGCTTACATCAACTCTGGCTCCTATCACCACCTGCCAGACCGCATCCACCTCTTCAGAATTCATCTTCCCAAGGAGATTTGCATATTGCTTGTAGAGAGACACCAAGGTATAAACTGCCTGCAAAGGAATAATTTCACACAGTCACCTGGCAGTCTGTACATCTCTGACCTTGTCTCAGTGTTCACTGGTAGCAATTAGCAAAACTGCTGAATGCTTCCAAAGGTGCTTTGTTCTCAAGGTCACTGCAATTCCAGAGGCACTGGCAGTGCTTGCTGTTTGCCTGGAGTAATGCTCTGGACCTCTCTCTCTATGTATTTGACAGACTAATAAGGAAGTCAACTAGAATGCAAATAATTTAGTGAAATTGCCACTtctttacaaaattaaaactgtatCTTGTTGTTTCAGACTTAAATGTGGCTCGCTCCGTTCTTCTGAGGAAGCTGAAGTTCATGGCCTTAGAAATGGGGACAGAAGGTAAGTAAAATACCTAGGAATACAAGGTAGTGTATCTTATTAGTGTGCAGGTATCCAGCAACTATGAGGAGTTTCTTTAGTACCAGCTCATTCTGGCTCAATTTCAAGCTCAAAGCAACAGTCTAACAAAGCTAAGAATAACTTCTGCACTTGGTGTAGCAGAACAGTGAGCCCTACCCCACTGCTTCCTGGGGACCTGGCATCTTCAAACCCCCACACCTCTTTTATTAACATGCATAAAAAAACAGAGTCCAATTCAAGTGTGGCTTAACAGGTGCAGTTACTGCCAAGTAATTTAGTATTTATgcttggactcaatgatcttaaaggtcttttctgtCATTTCCAGTATGGTCTTGCTAGCAAAGTGTGTCAAGTCTCAGCTCACCTTTGTGTACTCTGTCAGTGCTTCAATCAGTGCATAGGTTGTTTGAGAGAGGAGTGTAGAAGTGCTGTCTGTTACCAAGGAAACTGCTCTTTTAATCAAGGCTTCGTTACTGAGAGCGACGGAGCTCTGCTtctgaaagggaagaaatgtttGCATGATCTCTGCACTGACTTTCATACAGATGTGCTTAGCAACAGGTAAGGAAAAGCACCACTGTTAGTTAGGAGGCTGGGCAGCCTGATTCTCACTCCCCTTTTGCCTTTGTAAAACATAGCAACTGTTTTTGCAGGGTGTTACTGAGGGTCAGGCACTGTCCTCCTCATCTCTCTTCCTTAAAAACTACATGGCTTCAACACCTGTGGTCCGCAAGAAGGGGAATACAACTCTGAGGGTAAGTACTGGGGGTACGTACCAGCTGGTAAGATGCCAACTAAGtggtttttaatattaaactgCTCCTAACGAGCGGGTGCTGAACAGATCCCAGCCCTGATACCTCACCTCCACGACTGGGACTGCACACAAGGCcactcccagccccaccacttGGTGCCATCGTCCCTTCCCTCCCGAGAGGCAGCGTCCCCTGATGTCGGCCAGAACAGGGAAGTTTTGTCTGGAAAGGCAAGAAACAGAGTTAAGTGAAAGAAGTAAGCAGTGTGTGCTGGGAAATAGGtatcaaagaggaaaagaacatCTAGAAGCTGTTCCCGGTAAATTAAGTCTTTACCAAGCTTCTGTAATGCAGCTGCATGATAATTAATGagtatgtttgttttaaatggttATATTACTTAATTAAAAGtgcaagaaaagaagacaagCACAGTAACTACTGCATTATTGGTTCTTTGAGAGAGGAAATGTATCTTCTTTGCTGCCAACACACTGATAATGTTCagtaatattgaaaaaaaattgaaaagcacGTTTAAAGGTGATCCATGGCAcatgcagctgagcagcaggaccGGTAGCAGTTTGCTGGGATCCACTGACACTCCAGGCTTCCTGGGGTCAGTTTCACACACATCCCACGTTGTGGAGGTGTCCATGGGGTCAGGGCCCAGCACTGAAATACTCCAGCACTGAAACAttccagcagaaaagcagaagcactgAGTCGTGAGAATGTTTCTTGTTGTACAgcagttttctgaaaataacGGGTcggttttccttcttttgtgtTGTATACTCTGCAGGTACAGACAGACCACCGGCTAGCGGTGTTCGGGTGCCACAGCTGCTCCCGCTAGCGCTatcccagctgtgctgtggcaTCTGGAGACAGATGAGGAGCGTTACGGCCATTTCTGTGGCACCGGCCGCCGCTCCAGCCGCGGTTATACGGGGCAAAGACAGCGGGCGCGGCGTTCAGCGGCAAGGAACCGAGCCGGGAGGCTGACTCCAGCCCAGTGCACCGCCGCCTGGGCGCTACCGCGGCTGCACGGAAAGGCACCTGGATccctgccccgccgcgcccccAGAACCCGCCGCGGTACCtgagcagggagaagcagctccGCAGCcaccgcccgcccgccgccatcttgggcCGCGGCAGCGCGGGGGAAGGCACGTCAGCGCCGCGCGACGCGgtgggcggggccggcgcggcgCATGCGCAGCGGGCGGGCGCGTGGCCGGTGGCTGAGGGCGGGAGCGGCGCGTGCGGAGCTGTGAGGGCGGCGCGAGCCTGAGGTAACGGGCGGGAAcggcgggacgggacgggatGGATGGGATGGATGGGAATAACCTCAGGAGTTCGCGGCTCAGGGCGAGCCAAAGCCCCGCTGCGTTCCCGCTCGAGCCGCCCGGCTCAGCGGAGCAGCCCGCAGCTGTGTGCCAGCGCCGGGCTGAGAGCGCTCTGGTTGccacaggtgctgctgctgcccaccctggtGTTGTGCTTGGTTTCTCAGGAGTATTTGGTGCTTCTGGTTGGTTTCGTGATAGTGATAATCCTTAGCTTCTCCAGCAGAGGTTTCCTGTAGAGTTACACATTAAAGGCCTTGATCAAATACTTTGAGACTCAGTTTTTACTCATCAGAGGTTTCCTGTACAGTTCTACGTGAAAGGCCTTGATCAGTTACATCAGGGTTTTTTGTATATACCAGAAATCCCTATTTATTCTCTGAGAAACTCGGTTTATGGTTTATCTTTAGCAAGGTAGTGCTGTAGCACAGGCACCTCTTTCTGCTAACTGCGTGTTTTAAGCATTTGTTGAAAAGTGTTGCTCACTGGACAGCACTAAATAATAGTCTTGTAGATAATGTGGAGTTGGTGCCCCTGCCCCATGCAGCGTACCTCATAAAACTGTAAGAGGGAGATCTTGTGctgatttaaaatgtcttttcccaggagttctaaaaaaaataaataattatgaGTAATTTTTGTATCTCTGCCTTCACACCCGTAATGAGGCAGAGTTAGACAAGGCAGGACTTGTTTGCTTGAGGTGTTGGtcacatttgcattgttttgtcctctgctgtgctcagggTGGGAGTCTCAGGAGAAAACTACTGGGaggcttttaaatatttcagggaACAGGGGCGAATGTCTAGCAGAGACAAAGAGCCACAAAGATCAGTAAAGTGCATGCatgcagatgttttttttttttaatttttgtttttacataagaaaataagattatGATCAAGCagtaatgaaacaaaatgcttgCAGGAAGGGGCTGCCATCCTGTGTGCTGAGTGGGGGAGCTGCACCGAGGAGCCCGCGGCCCCTGGCcagcctgtggctgcagcagcagaagaggagcCTCTCATTTAAGCACCAAGAAGTAGGTCGTCCATCCGGCAAGCAGCAGAGCCCCAACCAGCACGGTGTAGCTGAAGAGCACAAaggccagcagctccttcagcacCTTGAGGAAGTGGATGACGAAGGAGTCCGGCATGGTTTTCCCTGGCATGGTTCTCCCGGCGCTGCGGCAGGTAGGCTCTCTtgggggctgctgccctgctccgcCCCGGGCTGCAAGCAGAGGGACAGGCTCAATCTTTCTGAGCAAGGGGACTGTAGAGGCAGTGGGGTGGCTCTGCCGTGGGGAGAAGTGGCTGTGTTCAGGAGGGTGAGTGGCCACCCGTCCGTCCTTCTGAGAAGGTTGTTAGTGTCAGGTTGGACTGTTGCGCGCTGTTTTTGGAGTCCTGTACAAGGTTGTTGAACTGCACAGTGTTGAAGAAGAGTTCAGGATCTGAGCAAAGCCTCCAAACCAGGACTGATAactaagtaaattaaaatatagaCACTCAGACAGGGTACACTGCTGTGTGAGTGAGGGACAGAGGTCCTTACAGAGTCCAGCTGGCTCATGCTGTCTTTCCCCCATGTCAGTGGCTGTGCAGCCAGGAAGCTTCACGCTCAGCGCGGTCACTGATGGTGCATTACCAACAGTGTGTTCTGATCAAAGTGGTCAATTCCTCCAAGGAAGCCaccattaatatttaattatataatTGCGTCTAATGGAGGTACTGGCACAAACTGAGCCTTTTGTTTAAGAATGATGAAAACTGGAGCTTAAATACAAGTTTGCACAGGCAAATATTTATATCTCATGttaaaaataacctttaaatGGGAGACACAGGATAAGATGCTCTAGAATTAATCTTCtagctgtattttaaagtcATACTTATCCATCCCTTTAGAAGTGATTGCTCATTtgttaatttaatataaaatctgAACTCTTTCACAGAAGTTACTGACTCCTTAGACTTAAAACTGTGAAGACCCATCTAAAAAATTCTATCGTCTCTCCAActtaaacattctttttttgATCATAGCTGCACCTGATGAAAAATATTCACGCTCTTGGTCAAGCACATAAAGGAATGTAAACTAGACTTATGATAAAGCTAACCTAAAAGGATTATTTGTCTTCTAAACAGTCTAAAGCCAGCCAAAGTAAACTGAATTCCCACACTGCCACTTCgggtattttttaaagagctcTTGTGATAAAgagtttttatttaaaggagTTCAGTCATTTCTTTTTAAGCTCAGGCACATGAATACATTATTGgagttttgcattttaaaaaccaacTATGGCTTCTCAGTTGTTCAGAGCAGTGAGTTGTTCTATCTTGAGGTTTTACGTGATTTCTGATTATCTAAAAAAGCGACAAAAAAATGAACTGCTTACCCGGTTAGATGATGGACTCTACTTCGCACGGTTCCTGTTTCCCTCTAGTTTTGTTCTGCAGCTGTGCCTTGAATTCCTGGCTTCTGAACACTTGGTGCTGTAGTTTGATCCCCTCCTGTTCTGCTTGTCTGGGAGCCAGGAGTGCTGAGCTGCGTGTGCAGCCCATGAGGACTAATGCACTAGGTGTGGTCAGGACCAATTACCCACTGACATGGCGCTCGATGCTGCACAGCAAACAGCTCTGGTCCccagggagcagtgggagcCTGAGCACCATGGCTGAGTCTCACCAGGTCAGAACCTGCAGTAGTTTAAACGTggcctttttccttttaacaaaaTGTTGTGTCACCTTCGACTTACTATTCTGCAGTCATCTGGAAGGCTGTTGTGCCTCTTGCTGCGATAgccttctgcttctgcaggccatttggggagggggatgctCTCATCCAGCTGGGATCATCCCAgaccagcagcacaggacagGACTGTGTGGACTGAGTCAGGCTCTGTTGTCAATGAAGAGTTGAGTGCTGGAGACAGCCCAGTTGTTGCACTGTTATTCCTTCACTGCTCCGGCTTCCCCCTTGCACACCCAAAAAGTCATTCCTTTGAGAGGGTGAGCACTACAGCTCTTTTGCAATGAGAGGGGGAGGACAGAGTAAGctatatgtttatttttagcaaaattGCTTTCCAAGAATGTTATATGAAAAGTACAAGTCTTTTGGGGTGGAGGTTGGATaatgttggttttggttgtgtgttgttgtttttttattattttttgcttgtaaACCAGACAAATGCagacagcagagagaaggaagcGTATGTACTGCAAATCAAATCTCTTACCTACAGAGATATTATGATGTAGAAAATGGCCCCTTAATTTAATTAGGCTCTCTTGTTATCGAATTATTACCCGCATGGTCAGCAAGGCCTTAGACAGAAGCAGAACATAATCAAGCTGCTCAGGAAGCCTGTTAAGTAGTAATTGGTCCTCCAGAGAATTGATCAAGATggcttttatttgttgttgttgttgttgaataGTTCCAGGAAGAGACTTTGTCTAGTTTGAGCATCCACATGACTTGCTTGGTGGTGGTGCAGGGCACGGTCTGCCAAAAAATATGCAGCAGTGGTGGTGATAAATCAGAGTTTACCAAGTGTCCAGCATCAACTATTTACGAAGTAAGTTTTACTTTGTGTTACATACACATTTGGTGGTCTGAGTGAAAGGGTAAGTAAGCTACTGAGCTGGTGCTTTGGGTGGTTTCCTTTACACTCCTGGTACAGCTTTTTCACGTCCTGACCTTAGTTCACAATCTAGCCTGATCAGTGCTATTAATTTCCTTGCAATTAGTTCAATTTTtaagattagaaaaaaaagaaaatctaaaagtTCTGATAGTACAAAGATCTTCAAGGCCAAGCCAAGGACACTCCGTAAGGACTGCactatttcatgtttttcttcacagtatTATCTAATTTTTGCTCCAAAGctacttcagttttaaatacTGTGAAATTACCTGCTTGACAGTACAACTGCAGAATTAATGCAGAGCAAGGCAATCCCTGTTGCTCCTTGCATTATTGGCAAAGTTGCAgcatgctttgtttttttaagacaagTCTGCAAGTTGCCTGCCCACCTTAAGAAGTCTCAGAggattaaaaatgtatttatctttaaaagtctcataaatatttctgatgtAGTATGTTAAGTGGCAGAACAGCATGTAATCAGTGTGtaaggttaaagaaaaaaacatccagaTATTAGAAAAATAGTTTCACCTTCAGTAATTTAGGTatcctggggcagagggagaaggaaacagCTACCACAGTgcagggttttattttatttatttgttgtattccagagagagagagagtgagcaaacactttcaaaaaaaaaaagatcaattaCATTTTATTCTAATAAGCCAGTTAGAGGTTAAACAGACAGGGGCTCTGGGAAGGGGCTGATTTGTCAGAACTCAGTCTTACAAAACAACAGACTGAAACCCACAGTCCTAACTGTAAgaactttgaaaaatgaaagtttttttgagggggaagTAGTATACATTAGTCTGGGTAACCAAGAGCAGATATGTTTGTTAAGAGAGTGATTTACAGTGTGAGGTGGTGTGCCTTGGGTTTTg
The sequence above is a segment of the Apus apus isolate bApuApu2 chromosome 16, bApuApu2.pri.cur, whole genome shotgun sequence genome. Coding sequences within it:
- the DIABLO gene encoding diablo IAP-binding mitochondrial protein, which encodes MAAGGRWLRSCFSLLRQNFPVLADIRGRCLSGGKGRWHQVVGLGVALCAVPVVEKQSSVALSNEALIKRAVSLVTDSTSTLLSQTTYALIEALTEYTKAVYTLVSLYKQYANLLGKMNSEEVDAVWQVVIGARVDMTAKQQEYLRLESSWMTALRLSEMAAEAAYQSGADQASVTARSHIQLVKSQVQEVRQLSQKAETKLAEAQTEELIKAQGEESSLPQGVLGSTEAGDDPYLRED